The Camelina sativa cultivar DH55 chromosome 14, Cs, whole genome shotgun sequence genome includes a window with the following:
- the LOC104742562 gene encoding E3 ubiquitin-protein ligase RING1-like, whose amino-acid sequence MTSGGNSIESSVAAETEKMFFCYQCNQTITISITSSADPFCPLCNGGFLEEYVDPNPNPIPNLILPMSDLISSRLPFIPVMDFTNPSFLGQSMEPQSTTTTQQQPDAFDPVRFIHNHLLQLQSSGINVQFLVENQNQLSDPANPLPGNHGDYFFGRGLEDLIQQLAEDDQNRYGTPPASKSAIDALPTVKVSKEILQSEMNQCAVCMDEFEDGIEAKQMPCKHVYHHDCLLPWLQLHNSCPVCRHELPTDDPDYENRTRGGQTSGDGEGSSGETHTPRRFSISFPWSFRRPDANSDSGSGSDMDTREDDLD is encoded by the coding sequence GCAGAGACGGAGAAGATGTTCTTCTGCTACCAATGCAATCAGACGATCACAATCTCTATTACTTCCTCCGCTGATCCATTTTGTCCTCTTTGCAACGGAGGTTTCCTCGAAGAATACGTAGACCCTAACCCTAATCCAATCCCCAATCTGATTCTCCCGATGTCGGATCTAATCTCATCTCGCTTACCTTTCATCCCAGTCATGGACTTCACGAATCCGAGTTTCTTAGGGCAATCGATGGAGCCACagtctactactactactcagCAACAGCCTGATGCTTTCGATCCGGTTAGATTTATCCATAACCATCTCCTGCAACTTCAATCAAGCGGAATCAATGTGCAGTTTCTGGTCGAGAATCAGAATCAACTCTCCGATCCAGCTAATCCGTTACCAGGAAACCACGGAGATTACTTCTTTGGGCGTGGTCTCGAGGATCTGATTCAACAACTAGCTGAAGATGATCAGAATCGATACGGAACTCCTCCAGCTTCTAAATCAGCCATCGATGCGCTACCTACTGTGAAAGTGAGTAAAGAGATTTTGCAATCGGAAATGAATCAATGTGCTGTTTGTATGGATGAGTTTGAAGATGGTATTGAAGCTAAGCAGATGCCTTGTAAGCATGTGTACCATCATGATTGCTTGCTTCCGTGGCTGCAGCTGCATAACTCGTGTCCGGTTTGTCGACATGAGTTACCCACGGATGATCCTGATTATGAGAACAGGACTCGTGGAGGTCAGACGAGTGGAGACGGGGAGGGATCATCTGGTGAGACGCATACGCCGAGGAGGTTTAGTATATCGTTTCCTTGGTCATTCAGGAGACCAGATGCAAATTCGGATTCTGGCAGTGGATCTGATATGGATACCAGAGAAGACGATTTGGATTGA